The sequence GTTGGGCAAGGCGCCGTTCGGCGAAAAATTCCTTGAGTAGTGTGCCACATTCCTCAGCCATCACGCCAGCCGTCAGCTCGGTGTGATGATTCAGCTTTTCCTGCTCGAACAGGTTCAGCACCGAGCCGCAGGCGCCGGTCTTGGGATCGCTGGCGCCGTACACCACGCGCGCCAGCCGTGCATGCAGCATGGCGCCGGCGCACATCGCGCAAGGCTCCAGCGTCACGTACATTTCGCAACCGGGCAAGCGATAGTTGCCGAGGATGGTGGCGGCGGCGCGCAGCGCCATGATTTCCGCGTGCGCGGTCGGATCGTGGTTGCCGATCGGCTGGTTGAAGCCGGTGGCGATGATCTGGCCGTCTTTCACTATCAGTGCGCCGACCGGCACTTCGCCCAGGGCCCAGGCATTGCGTGCCTGGGAAATCGCTTGCTGCATGTAGATAGCGTCGCGCATAGGCAGGTCAGCGATCTTCGGAAATCTCGGCCCAGCAATTCGGGGTTTCGTGCAACACCAGTTTTTGCAAGTGCAGGCCGGTGCCGAAATGGTCCTTGTAGGCGGCTTTCAGGATATCGAAGGCGGTACGCGCCAGGTTCTCGACCGTCGGGATGCGGTCGATCACGACCGTCTTGTGATTCGGCAGCGTGGCCAGGAAATCGCGTACCGCGGCATCTTTTTCGTAGACCAGGAAAGCGTGGTCCCAGACATCCACCAGGTGCTGCTTGGCCAGGGTCTTGATGTCAGAGAAGTCCATGATCATGCCATTGTCCGAGCTGCCTTCAACTTCGATGACGGCGCCGACCAGGGTAATTTCCAAGGTATAGCGGTGGCCGTGCAGGTTGCGGCACTGACTCTTGTGGTCGGGAATCCGGTGGCCGGCGTCGAATTCGAGTTTGCGGGTGATGGTCAGCATGGTAATCGGTTCTTTATAAAATCGGTTCAGGGAATCTGCAACAGCTTGTGCGTCTGCAGACTCAGTTTCCATTTCGGGTTGCGCTTGCAAGTCTCGATGGCCAACTGGATATTCTGCGCCTGTTGCGGGCCATCCATGGCTTGTACATAGAAATGATCGAAATCAAGCGATTCATATGTCGCCAGCGACTGGCCGAGCTGCGGAATCACGACCTTCAGCTCATTGCCCTTGCGCAGCTTGAGCACCGAACCCATCTTCGGGCTGACGCAAATCCAGTCGATGCCGGCCGGCGGTTCCAGCGTGCCGTTGGTTTCAATGGCGATTTCAAAGCCGGCCGCATGCATGCTGTCGACCAGCGCCGCGTCCAGCTGCAGCAAGGGCTCGCCGCCGGTGAACACCACGAACTTGCTGCCGGTATAGGTGCTCGGCCAAAGCGCATTGATGGTATCGGCCAGCGCCGCGCTGGTCTTGAACTTGCCGCCGCCCTCGCCGTCGGTGCCGACAAAATCGGTATCGCAGAACTGGCAGACCGCCGTGCTGCGGTCTTCTTCGCGCCCGCTCCACAGGTTGCAGCCGCTGAAACGGCAAAACACCGCAGGGCGGCCGGCATGCGTGCCTTCGCCTTGCAGTGTGTAGAAGATTTCCTTGATGCTGTAAGTCACTGTGTCAACCCGTACTTTCTGTTTGCCGGGGACAGCCGCCCTCGGACTTGCAATGCATGATTCATCATAAGCTACCTGCGGCGCCGCGCCCGGGATTCAGTTGTCCGGCAGGGAAAACGGGAGCATATCCAGCATGGTTGTCGAAAAGGCAAGTGCTTCGCGGCTAGCCCGTTTGGCGGCGCCACGCCGGAATTCCGCTTGCCGCCCGCAAACCCACGCCACAGACGCCAATGCAGGATATAGGTAGAGATGGATAGCGCCAGCCGGATATGACCATGCAGATTCTCCGTGTCGATCCAGTATAAGTGCAAACCCGGAGCGCGGATGCCAGCGCCGTTGCTGCGCAAAACGAAGTGCAGGATTATACAGACAGCTACCGCTGCCCGCATCGGGATGGCGGAAAATTCCAGCAAA comes from Collimonas pratensis and encodes:
- the tadA gene encoding tRNA adenosine(34) deaminase TadA → MRDAIYMQQAISQARNAWALGEVPVGALIVKDGQIIATGFNQPIGNHDPTAHAEIMALRAAATILGNYRLPGCEMYVTLEPCAMCAGAMLHARLARVVYGASDPKTGACGSVLNLFEQEKLNHHTELTAGVMAEECGTLLKEFFAERRLAQQKT
- the queD gene encoding 6-carboxytetrahydropterin synthase QueD, which encodes MLTITRKLEFDAGHRIPDHKSQCRNLHGHRYTLEITLVGAVIEVEGSSDNGMIMDFSDIKTLAKQHLVDVWDHAFLVYEKDAAVRDFLATLPNHKTVVIDRIPTVENLARTAFDILKAAYKDHFGTGLHLQKLVLHETPNCWAEISEDR
- the queE gene encoding 7-carboxy-7-deazaguanine synthase; the encoded protein is MTYSIKEIFYTLQGEGTHAGRPAVFCRFSGCNLWSGREEDRSTAVCQFCDTDFVGTDGEGGGKFKTSAALADTINALWPSTYTGSKFVVFTGGEPLLQLDAALVDSMHAAGFEIAIETNGTLEPPAGIDWICVSPKMGSVLKLRKGNELKVVIPQLGQSLATYESLDFDHFYVQAMDGPQQAQNIQLAIETCKRNPKWKLSLQTHKLLQIP